The following are from one region of the Oncorhynchus masou masou isolate Uvic2021 chromosome 24, UVic_Omas_1.1, whole genome shotgun sequence genome:
- the LOC135511507 gene encoding S-antigen protein-like produces the protein MIRGGAFSSRWGGWRGDGRRNGLADGRRNGRADDRRNGRADGRRNGRTDDRRNGRADDRRNGRADGRRNGRADDRRNGRADDRRNGRADDRRNGRADDRRNGRADGRRNGRADDRRNGRADGRRNGRADGRRNGRADDRRNGRADGRRNGRADDRRNGRADGRRNGRADGRRNGRADGRRNGRADGRRNGRADDRRNGLADDRRNGRADGRRNGLADGRRNGRADDGRNGRADDGRNGRADDGRNGRADDGRNGRADDGRNGRADGGRNGRADDRRNGRADDRRNGRADDRRNGRADGRRNGRADGRRNGRADGRRNGRADGRRNGRADDRRNGLADDRRNGRADGRRNGLADGRRNGRADDGRNGRADDGRNGRADDGRNGRADDGRNGRADDGRNGRADGGRNGRADDRRNGRADDRRNGRADDGRNGRADGGRNGRADGRRNGRADGGRNGRADDGRNGRADDRRNGLADDGRNGRADDGRNGRADDGRNGRADDGLNGRADDGRNGRADDGCNGRADDGRNGRADDGRNGRADDRRNGRADDGRNGRADGGRNGRADDGRNGRADDRRNGRADDRRNGRADDRRNGRADGRRNGRADDGRNGRADDGRNGRADDRRNGRADDGGNGRADGRRNGRADDRRNGRADGRRNGRADGRRNGRADGRVNGRADGRRNGRADGRRNGRADGRRNGRADGQTADVMGGQTADVMGGQTTDVIKIK, from the coding sequence GGTGGGGCGGTTGGCGGGGAGACGGCAGACGTAATGGGCTGGCAGACGGCAGACGTAATGGGCGGGCAGACGACAGACGTAATGGGCGGGCAGACGGCAGACGTAATGGGCGGACAGACGACAGACGTAATGGGCGGGCAGACGACAGACGTAATGGGCGGGCAGACGGCAGACGTAATGGGCGGGCAGATGACAGACGTAATGGGCGGGCAGACGACAGACGTAATGGGCGGGCAGACGACAGACGTAATGGGCGGGCAGACGACAGACGTAATGGGCGGGCAGACGGCAGACGTAATGGGCGGGCAGACGACAGACGTAATGGGCGGGCAGACGGCAGACGTAATGGGCGGGCAGACGGCAGACGTAATGGGCGGGCAGACGACAGACGTAATGGGCGGGCAGACGGCAGACGTAATGGGCGGGCAGACGACAGACGTAATGGGCGGGCAGACGGCAGACGTAATGGGCGGGCAGACGGCAGACGTAATGGGCGGGCAGACGGCAGACGTAATGGGCGGGCAGACGGCAGACGTAATGGGCGGGCAGACGACAGACGTAATGGGCTGGCAGACGACAGACGTAATGGGCGGGCAGACGGCAGACGTAATGGGCTGGCAGACGGCAGACGTAATGGGCGGGCAGACGACGGACGTAATGGGCGGGCAGACGACGGACGTAATGGGCGGGCAGACGACGGACGTAATGGGCGGGCAGACGACGGACGTAATGGGCGGGCAGACGACGGACGTAATGGGCGGGCAGACGGCGGACGTAATGGGCGGGCAGACGACAGACGTAATGGGCGGGCAGACGACAGACGTAATGGGCGGGCAGACGACAGACGTAATGGGCGGGCAGACGGCAGACGTAATGGGCGGGCAGACGGCAGACGTAATGGGCGGGCAGACGGCAGACGTAATGGGCGGGCAGACGGCAGACGTAATGGGCGGGCAGACGACAGACGTAATGGGCTGGCAGACGACAGACGTAATGGGCGGGCAGACGGCAGACGTAATGGGCTGGCAGACGGCAGACGTAATGGGCGGGCAGACGACGGACGTAATGGGCGGGCAGACGACGGACGTAATGGGCGGGCAGACGACGGACGTAATGGGCGGGCAGACGACGGACGTAATGGGCGGGCAGACGACGGACGTAATGGGCGGGCAGACGGCGGACGTAATGGGCGGGCAGACGACAGACGTAATGGGCGGGCAGACGACAGACGTAATGGGCGGGCAGACGACGGACGTAATGGGCGGGCAGACGGCGGACGTAATGGGCGGGCAGACGGCAGACGTAATGGGCGGGCAGACGGCGGACGTAATGGGCGGGCAGACGACGGACGTAATGGGCGGGCAGACGACAGACGTAATGGGCTGGCAGACGACGGACGTAATGGGCGGGCAGACGACGGACGTAATGGGCGGGCAGACGACGGACGTAATGGGCGGGCAGACGACGGACTCAATGGGCGGGCAGACGACGGACGTAATGGGCGGGCAGACGACGGATGTAATGGGCGGGCAGACGACGGACGTAATGGGCGGGCAGACGACGGACGTAATGGGCGGGCAGACGACAGACGTAATGGGCGGGCAGACGACGGACGTAATGGGCGGGCAGACGGCGGACGTAATGGGCGGGCAGACGACGGACGTAATGGGCGGGCAGACGACAGACGTAATGGGCGGGCAGACGACAGACGTAATGGGCGGGCAGACGACAGACGTAATGGGCGGGCAGACGGCAGACGTAATGGGCGGGCAGACGACGGACGTAATGGGCGGGCAGACGACGGACGTAATGGGCGGGCAGACGACAGACGTAATGGGCGGGCAGACGACGGAGGTAATGGGCGGGCAGACGGCAGACGTAATGGGCGGGCAGACGACAGACGCAATGGGCGGGCAGACGGCAGACGTAATGGGCGGGCAGACGGCAGACGTAATGGGCGGGCAGACGGCAGAGTTAATGGGCGGGCAGACGGCAGACGTAATGGGCGGGCAGACGGCAGACGTAATGGGCGGGCAGACGGCAGACGTAATGGGCGGGCAGATGGGCAGACGGCAGACGTAATGGGTGGGCAGACGGCAGACGTAATGGGTGGACAGACGACAGACgtaataaagataaaataa